The Haemorhous mexicanus isolate bHaeMex1 chromosome 6, bHaeMex1.pri, whole genome shotgun sequence genome includes the window CCCGCTGCGCAGAGAGCAGCGGGCGTGCAGCCGGAGCCCCACTCCGCCACTGCGGGCCGGCTGCCTCAGGCCCCTTCCAGGCCGCCTCACGGAGCCGCCGCCGGGCTGTTCTCAGCAGCCCTTAGGAGCAGCTGAGACGGCATTTGGGGAATGTACAGGCAAGGAGCTCTGACAGTGCTGCGGATCTCCACAGCGATACCCAGCCGTGCTGACGAGACGCCCGGGAGCGACTCCAGGATGACAACTAACAGGACCTGTTCTGTTGTTACTTCATGCTTACGAACTTCCACAGACTGTTTAAACGTCTCATTTCTACTGCATGCTCTCAAAACATCACATCAAGCTATGGGCTGGTTTGTTGCCTATAAATGTGAAGCATTACCTGAGGGTGCTGGCACAGTAGTACTCCTTTTGATAAGTGAAATATTAGATATTTTTAAGGCAGATGCATTTTAGTGGTTTGAGAGAAGGGCAAGGAATAACAAAGGAGGGAGAAGTGCACAGGGAGAACAGAAAGATTACTGAAGGCAGATTACTGCCTCCAGAAAAACTGGAATACTGAAAATAGAACACAAAACTGGGTATACATCTCTGAGAAGGCCAAGGCATGTTTTCATCCTGGTTCTGAGCTTGGATGAGAACCTACCACTTAAATTCACACTCAAAGCACACAGCCTTACCACCGTTTGTTTTCCACAGCTTATAACCCCGTACTACTTAAAACAGGAGGCCAAGGCCTCTAACCAAGATTAGAGGAAGGTGTAACAAGGAGGCTGGTTTCTTGCTTTCACCAACCATCATCCTCCAAGAAACCTAATATTCTCTGATGTTCCTTGTTCTCATTCTGAGCCATTTAACAAAACAatttaagaaaacatttaacAAAACCAGCATCTTCATATGTAAAGTAACCTAATTCATATCAGAGCTTACTGCATGTTCCAGATGGCTTGCCTGTGAGGTGTTTATGAAAGAAAGCTTGGATTTGCTGCCAAGCATCTATCTGTGCCTCACAGTGTGCCTTGGGCTCCCCTCCCCACATCACAGGCTTGCCAAATAGCAGGTGCATTGAGGCTGCACACATTGGGAAAAAGGGAGGTTCAATGTAGTGTCCTGCTCCAGGATAACAGACTATCTcaggcttttccttcccatGAGCTTGCAAACGCTTGCTCCCCTCAACTGCAAAGAATTCACTTTTCCAGTTGTGATCATCCTGGCCAACAATGAACAAGAAGCAACACTCAGCCTTCTCCAAAGGGATAAAGCTTTGCTGGTCAGGCCCTTCTAGCGGGCTGTTCAATACATCAATAATATCAGCAATGCCGGACTTGCCGACCTTGATGCGTTTTGGATTGATACCAAGGGGTGGAATGGTAATGTCCTTGTAGTGGAGCACGGCACCCACATTTGCCACTGAGCCATTGATAAGGGCAGTGGCTGTGATGCCCTTTAGGAAGGAGGCCATGGAGACGCACAGGTCACCTCCCTTCGAGTGTCCAAGCAAACCAATTCCTGGACCTTTAACCTGGAGGTGAGAGAAGAGAAACAACAAGCAATGAACCATGGTATGCCACTTGTTTAATATATTGCCATGTTTGCAGCTGTATCTGTCCCAAATTTGGACCCCACCCTGTGTAGAGGGCCCATGTCTGAAGGATCCTAGGCACTGTTCTGTGCTTGATTTATGATCCTAAGCCCTACTAAGACTGCAGCTATCATCCTAACAAAGCTATGAGGTTCAGTGCTGAAGCAGAGAATACAGCTGTGCTTGCAAACGAGCAGTCCCAGATTCACTTTATTCATAATGCAGTTAAGAGAAGAAGAGGGAAAGTGCAGGGGAGGCCTCCTCTGCAGTTGCTTTCTTTCAGTGCAAAATGCTCAAAGCCAGCAATGCCTATGATATTGTCATCACTTATGTTAATGTATTTCTTATATTCAAGGTTCCCCTATTAAGAAGCTGACGTGGGGTATCAGGTTTCACatgagctgctctcctgcttctCTAGAATGTTTGATATCTAACTCACAGGAAGCAGTCTGAGGTAGCTTACTCATTAAAATTTATCTTAAAAATATAACCTATTAAAACCATTTTTCTAGGAGAATTGTACAGTCCCCTGGAGTCAATCTACACTAGGTtaccttcattttcttttacacAAGGCAAATTAACTAGAATAGGAAAGTTAAATAACCTTACTGGGTGCTGAAATCCTGTAAGGATCCTGGAAGAAGGTTAGCTAATACCACAACTCTTCAATATCCAAAGACTCTCAGGGGCAAATAGGCTCTGAGACAGCATCAGAATCTAATACCTTCTGTGTCTTATCACCGTTGTAACAGGCTTCAAACACATTGACTTTGAAGTATGGGAAGGGAGGAATTAGAAAATATGGCTGAAACTTTGCAACACATTAAAAACATGGTGAAAACAGCAGTGGAGGTATTAATGGGAGGCAATGGTACTGTACTgctctcaaaggaaaaaaaatgcagggtGAAgcaattttcagatttttttgggCAGAGAAGTGCCATGAGCAGTTAAAGTTAAGGTAACTAAAAAGCAGTCAAGACCTTTAACAACTACTCATCTTTCCGAGGTTGAGGaaggtatttattttcattctccaGAGAAACCAAGTGTTGGTTTGTGCAATTCTAGCTACTTTCACTCACAGCTACTTATAAGGAGATGCAGAATTGAGCAGGGCTCTCTTCCAAGAGGTGCTGAATTAGAAGGATCCCTAAGTGCACAACCAGCTACTAAAACCCATACTTATGAAATACCAACATTTGGAGTGATTTTAAGAGCTTATAAAATACACAGCATCAAATGTGTATTGGTGGACTTCCTTGAGTTTCCTTGGTTTCCCTGAGACCTGGATCACAGAAGGCTATCACGTGCTCCACAACTGAAAAGGACATTTAGTCCTGAAGGACATTCTACAGAGCATAAATCTAAAATCCCCACTGCAAGTCCAGTAAGCCTCCAGGAAACTAGCACCCTAGTTATGACACTGGGTTGAATGGAGTAGAAATTACCAGTATGTGACCAATGTGTCACTGTTTCACTTGGCCAGTTGAAAAGGAAGAGTTGGAATAATCTGTCAGAGAGACATTTTAATGGGAGTTAAAGATATAAAACAGTAACAGCCAACTCAACAGCAATGCTATTTTAAgtacagcagctctgccccatctGTAGTCTGACAGGACCTAACTGATAAGAGTTCACTGTAGTGAGACTCAATGAACAAACTAACCTGGGTGTGGTGTAACATATAGTTTACAGCTTCTTCAAAATATTCCAGGTGGAATTCCTTCATCCCTTTGGGGAGATCTTCATAGCTGTAGAaagccagagccagcacagcaaagccatGGTTGGCCAGCAGGCATGCTCTGTATTCAGGGagtcctcctccagctccataCAAGTCAATAATTCCTGGAAAGGGGCCACTTCCTGAGAGAGACCACATAACAGGACACATTAACCCACAATTTTTAACTATATTCCAAACTCATAGGCCTTGGCAtgtgtctcaaaaaaaaaaaaaaaaaaaaaaaagaaagaaaattacagcaGCAGAATGGTATTGAGGGTCCTAAATTACTGTGACAGTTTTATTGAAGTGGCTACATTGCTTCAAGATTAAACAAACTAGCACAAATTAGCAGGTCTGCTAATGTTTTAGATAACATCAGGAAACAGGGAGCTGGAAGAGAAGGGATCTTTTGACAGTCACAATTGGTTCTCTGTATCATGTAAATTCACTGCAAATGTATTAAGCTCTGcttcaaaaaaccccagcaggaTTCTCCTTAGTGCatttctcagaaggctgataaaaaaaaaaatctcatcttcTGATGGTTCCAGCTTCTCAATTTTAGTGTAAATGACATCAGTCACTTATTCTGGGATTAAGAGAAGAAAGTATCTGAAACCAGCCTTGCTTACCTGGTAAGGGAAGCATTACATTGGGTTCATCATGGGACAGGGACTGAAGTCCAGAGCTGAGAGGGATTGCTGCAAAGTACTACCCAAGTATGGAAATGAGGAGGCCAAGAGGGAGACTTCCATTCCGGCTCAGGAAGGAGGGTGAGGCTTCCCTCAGGGGTCTGCAGACTAACATCAAACATGTGTAACAAGCAAGAACTAGAAATTCACCTCCAACCCCAAGGAGACAGATGAAGTCAGAGCAGTCAGACCTAAGGCACTGGCTGGCACAACACATATGCTATCTGGGACAGACAGGAAagaaaggggagaggggaaggcacGTCCTGCATAGAGGAGGCTCCCTGGGGTTCCAGAGATATGCTTGGTGAAAACCTCTGTATCGCAGGGGCAGGAAAGGTGGGATGCTGTGGGGGTGTAGCGACTACAGAACCAAGGGAATGCAAGAGATGAGGTTTCCTACAGAAAACTAGTAGAAATCAGGACAGCGGATGGAAGCATAACAGAGCATTTGTCAGGCAATCTGAAAAACTCACAGGcccttttcattattttctgacAAAAATACTGCCAGAGCAAGTCTCTCCAATGTTTTCCTTGACCTGCTCACAAACAGGGAAGAACTGGGGATAAATGTGGCAGCAAAAGGCAACTTGGGCTACAGCAAGTAGGACATTACTAAGTTCAGGATGTGTGGAGAGGCTGGAAAGGGAAGCCACAGATTTAAACTCCACAGTTTAGAAAAGCATCTTCCACTTACTCAAAAGAATTACCACCTgattttcctggaaaactgCAAGGTGCAGGAAAGGTGCCTTGAAAACTGGCTGACTCCACCACCCATGGCATTTGGGAACAAAAAGTGTACTGTGATCAATGCCTTCATGTCCAGTAGAAGTCAGTTAAACAGACACACGTGCTTCACCACATGAAGCCTCTCCGTGTGAGGAGTACGGCCAGCAGATCAAAGCTGGTCGGGCTGATCAGGCCACGCCTTGAGGAGTGTCCAGTCCCTACCGGCGAGACGCAGCTCCCCCTTGTCCTCTGCCGGGTCGGGAGCGCTAGGGGAGCCCAGAGGCGGTCTGGCTCGGAACCTGCGAATGCGGGGCTGCAAGTAGAGGCAGCAACTTGGGGGAAGGAGCCCGGCATGGCCGGTACTCACCGGGGGGCAGGAAAAGCGTCGCCCGGATCCTCCCTTCTCGCACCGGGACTCTCCGCACCCCGTCCCCCAGGAACGCCCGCTCGTGCTGCGCCTGGGCCAGGAGCCGCCCGGGGCGCTCCCCGTGGCCCTCAAacacctccagctgcaggaggaaggggcTCTGCACGTCCCGCTTTACCAGCCGCCAGAAAGGCTTCTGGGGCTgcaaagcccagagcagccccatggGCTCCAGGCCGGAGAAGCTGCCTCCCGGCAGCGCAGGAGAGCGGGCGAGGTCCAGCTCCCCGTCGTCGCCCGCCTGGTAGTGGGCACTGGCCTGGAAGAGCTCTCCGGTCTCGTCCCGCAAGGACGTCCGCAGAGTGACCTGCTGCCGCGGGCCGAGGCCCTGCACGGCGATGGCCAGCGGCTCATCGAAGAGGCTGCGGGCGGCGGGCGACAGGCGGATGGAGGGGGCCATGGAGGAGAGTCCCTGGGCGGGCGCTGTCCCGGGGCTCCACGCGGGGCCGCGGCTCCGTGGGGCTGCAGATGCGGGGCCGGGCCAGGGCAGCCGCCTTTGCCAGGCGCGGCAGCTGGCCCGGCACAGGGAGCGGGCACTGACCTGCCACATGGCTCCGGATCGCTCCCGCCTCTGGGGGCGGATTCTGGGGCAGATCCCCGCGAAACCAGAGCCGGGCTGGGGCCTAGAGTGCCGGTGGCACGCCCCGGCGGGGAGGAGCGGGGCGGCAGCTCCCTTGTCCCGCCCGCCTGCTTCCCTCCAGCATGCCTGCGTGCCTGCCGATTTCCATACTTCCCTACTTCCCTGAATGCCTGCCTCCTCTTCTGTCTTCCCCCCGCTGCCTTCCCCGGCTATGGGAGGCTTCATCCAAAGGCTGCCGAGTCCTTGAAACCCGTCTGGGCCTCGGCGAGCTCCTCTGTAACCCCGCCGAGCTCTCCCGGGCCGGGAGGTGGCTGCGGGCAGGAGAC containing:
- the LOC132329017 gene encoding acyl-coenzyme A thioesterase 1-like isoform X2; translated protein: MPWVVESASFQGTFPAPCSFPGKSGSGPFPGIIDLYGAGGGLPEYRACLLANHGFAVLALAFYSYEDLPKGMKEFHLEYFEEAVNYMLHHTQVKGPGIGLLGHSKGGDLCVSMASFLKGITATALINGSVANVGAVLHYKDITIPPLGINPKRIKVGKSGIADIIDVLNSPLEGPDQQSFIPLEKAECCFLFIVGQDDHNWKSEFFAVEGSKRLQAHGKEKPEIVCYPGAGHYIEPPFFPMCAASMHLLFGKPVMWGGEPKAHCEAQIDAWQQIQAFFHKHLTGKPSGTCSKL
- the LOC132329017 gene encoding acyl-coenzyme A thioesterase 1-like isoform X1; this translates as MWQVSARSLCRASCRAWQRRLPWPGPASAAPRSRGPAWSPGTAPAQGLSSMAPSIRLSPAARSLFDEPLAIAVQGLGPRQQVTLRTSLRDETGELFQASAHYQAGDDGELDLARSPALPGGSFSGLEPMGLLWALQPQKPFWRLVKRDVQSPFLLQLEVFEGHGERPGRLLAQAQHERAFLGDGVRRVPVREGRIRATLFLPPGSGPFPGIIDLYGAGGGLPEYRACLLANHGFAVLALAFYSYEDLPKGMKEFHLEYFEEAVNYMLHHTQVKGPGIGLLGHSKGGDLCVSMASFLKGITATALINGSVANVGAVLHYKDITIPPLGINPKRIKVGKSGIADIIDVLNSPLEGPDQQSFIPLEKAECCFLFIVGQDDHNWKSEFFAVEGSKRLQAHGKEKPEIVCYPGAGHYIEPPFFPMCAASMHLLFGKPVMWGGEPKAHCEAQIDAWQQIQAFFHKHLTGKPSGTCSKL
- the LOC132329017 gene encoding acyl-coenzyme A thioesterase 1-like isoform X3; its protein translation is MLPLPGSGPFPGIIDLYGAGGGLPEYRACLLANHGFAVLALAFYSYEDLPKGMKEFHLEYFEEAVNYMLHHTQVKGPGIGLLGHSKGGDLCVSMASFLKGITATALINGSVANVGAVLHYKDITIPPLGINPKRIKVGKSGIADIIDVLNSPLEGPDQQSFIPLEKAECCFLFIVGQDDHNWKSEFFAVEGSKRLQAHGKEKPEIVCYPGAGHYIEPPFFPMCAASMHLLFGKPVMWGGEPKAHCEAQIDAWQQIQAFFHKHLTGKPSGTCSKL